A genomic region of Caldicellulosiruptor acetigenus contains the following coding sequences:
- a CDS encoding stage V sporulation protein D produces the protein MKEASIKIKKRILFVMAVFFLSFVLLVGRLFYLQLIKGEELKKRAFSQWTRERLVAPKRGSIVDRNGKILAMSITAETVVTSLNQIKDKEWTAKVLSGILQMDYQKILNKLNTKGVSDIYIARNIDKEKADRIRKYALPGIYLTGGTKRVYPNGNFLAQVLGFTGIDDQGLSGLELYYDKYLRGKPGAISAQTDASGRAAPFSEEFFKKPIDGYDLMLTIDETIQHFAEKYAQKALYDNKAKSVTIIVEKVKTGEILAMTSKPDFDPNKPFELIYKDRFPDFDKLSQAEKNKIVQSMWRNRALTDTYEPGSTFKIVTAAAGLEEGVVNENSQFYCRGYVKVANAILKCWRYYNPHGSENFVEGVQNSCNPVFIEVGQRLGKEKLYKYINLFGFGQKTGIDLPGEAKGIVQPLSKVGPVELATISFGQGISATPIQVISMINAVANDGVWVQPHVVKAIYDKDKKLIKSFDTPLKRRVLDQDVARRLKTILQSVVTNGTGHNAYLLGYKVAGKTGTSQKYDKTSKKYIASFGGFAPADNPEVSVLVIIDEPDPSLYYGGLIAAPVARDLLNDILRYLDIQPQYTAEELKQIEFYKEYIVPNTIGMSIEDAKREISNNRFNAKIIGSGNKVIDQVPKAGFMLKEGSTIVLFTQQVSQTTVDVPNVVGLSSQDAQKVLSNSLLNIKIKGIKGKIIRQNPQPGTKVQIGSIVEVEIADKENAE, from the coding sequence TTGAAAGAAGCGTCTATAAAGATAAAAAAAAGAATCCTTTTTGTAATGGCAGTATTTTTTTTAAGCTTTGTATTGCTGGTGGGACGACTTTTTTATCTTCAGCTAATTAAAGGCGAAGAGCTCAAGAAAAGAGCTTTTTCCCAATGGACGCGGGAGAGACTTGTCGCACCTAAAAGAGGAAGCATTGTAGACAGAAACGGCAAGATTTTGGCAATGTCAATTACAGCTGAGACAGTTGTTACATCTTTGAATCAGATTAAAGACAAAGAATGGACAGCTAAAGTGCTGTCTGGTATTTTGCAGATGGACTATCAAAAGATTTTGAATAAGCTCAATACAAAAGGAGTTTCAGACATTTACATAGCACGCAATATTGACAAAGAAAAGGCAGATAGAATAAGAAAATATGCTCTGCCAGGGATTTACTTGACGGGCGGCACAAAAAGGGTGTACCCAAACGGCAATTTTCTGGCTCAGGTTCTTGGTTTTACGGGGATTGACGACCAGGGACTTTCTGGGCTTGAACTTTATTATGACAAGTATCTTCGCGGCAAGCCCGGTGCCATTTCAGCCCAGACTGACGCAAGTGGCAGAGCTGCTCCATTTTCAGAAGAGTTTTTTAAAAAACCTATTGATGGATATGACCTAATGCTTACAATTGATGAGACAATTCAACATTTTGCTGAAAAGTATGCACAAAAAGCGCTTTATGATAACAAAGCAAAAAGCGTGACCATAATTGTTGAAAAGGTCAAAACAGGCGAGATTTTAGCCATGACATCAAAACCTGATTTTGACCCAAATAAACCATTTGAGCTCATATACAAAGATAGGTTTCCTGATTTTGATAAGCTTTCTCAAGCAGAGAAAAACAAAATAGTCCAATCAATGTGGAGAAACAGAGCACTGACAGACACATACGAGCCCGGGTCGACATTTAAGATAGTCACTGCAGCTGCAGGTCTTGAAGAAGGGGTTGTAAATGAGAATTCCCAGTTTTATTGCAGGGGATATGTTAAGGTTGCAAATGCAATATTAAAGTGCTGGAGGTATTACAACCCGCATGGTAGCGAAAACTTTGTTGAGGGTGTTCAAAATTCATGTAATCCTGTGTTCATAGAGGTAGGTCAGAGGCTTGGGAAAGAAAAACTTTATAAATATATAAACCTTTTTGGATTTGGGCAAAAAACAGGTATAGACCTTCCCGGTGAGGCAAAAGGGATTGTTCAGCCACTGAGTAAAGTTGGGCCTGTTGAACTTGCAACAATTTCTTTTGGCCAGGGAATTTCAGCAACACCTATTCAGGTTATTAGCATGATAAATGCAGTTGCAAACGACGGTGTGTGGGTCCAACCTCATGTTGTAAAGGCTATCTACGATAAGGATAAGAAGCTGATTAAATCTTTTGACACACCACTAAAAAGAAGAGTTTTAGACCAAGATGTTGCGCGAAGGCTCAAGACCATACTTCAGTCTGTTGTGACAAATGGAACAGGGCACAATGCTTATCTTCTGGGCTATAAAGTTGCAGGGAAAACAGGAACTTCGCAAAAATACGACAAAACCTCTAAAAAGTATATAGCGTCGTTTGGAGGGTTTGCACCGGCCGACAATCCCGAGGTGTCGGTGCTTGTCATTATAGATGAGCCTGACCCTTCACTTTATTATGGAGGTCTTATAGCCGCACCGGTTGCAAGAGATTTATTAAATGATATACTAAGATATTTAGATATCCAGCCACAGTACACAGCTGAAGAGCTAAAACAGATAGAATTCTATAAAGAATATATAGTGCCAAATACAATAGGGATGAGCATTGAAGATGCAAAAAGAGAAATCAGCAATAACAGGTTCAACGCTAAAATCATAGGTAGTGGTAACAAAGTAATTGACCAGGTACCAAAGGCAGGGTTTATGTTAAAAGAAGGTTCGACTATAGTCCTGTTTACCCAGCAAGTATCTCAAACAACTGTAGATGTTCCGAACGTAGTGGGCTTGAGTTCACAGGATGCACAAAAGGTACTTTCAAATAGTCTTCTCAACATAAAAATAAAGGGAATAAAGGGAAAGATTATAAGACAAAATCCACAGCCAGGAACAAAAGTTCAGATAGGTTCGATTGTTGAGGTTGAAATTGCCGACAAAGAAAATGCAGAATAG
- a CDS encoding cell division protein FtsL: MPRTSSAIYSEDYWEGYQAEREEIEQEIARKNQIRKQILRQKKIERVRFLRNILFVCMFCSMSIIIMCGYVNITHERAKLAQLQNELKLQTDINKQLKLEIDGKLTLSEIERIAQQKYSMTYPDFSQVIYVTVPSSEKKNQKVAKEEESNYNNKVSLIINFIKKIF; the protein is encoded by the coding sequence ATGCCAAGAACAAGTTCAGCAATTTACAGCGAGGATTACTGGGAAGGTTATCAGGCAGAAAGAGAAGAGATTGAACAGGAGATTGCCAGAAAAAATCAGATAAGAAAGCAAATATTAAGACAAAAAAAGATTGAAAGAGTAAGGTTCTTGAGGAATATATTGTTTGTTTGCATGTTTTGCAGTATGTCAATAATTATTATGTGCGGGTATGTGAATATTACTCATGAGAGGGCAAAACTTGCTCAGCTTCAGAATGAACTTAAATTGCAAACTGATATCAACAAACAGTTAAAGCTTGAGATAGATGGCAAGCTTACTCTATCTGAGATAGAAAGGATTGCGCAGCAAAAATATTCAATGACATATCCTGACTTTTCGCAGGTTATTTATGTAACTGTCCCTTCATCTGAAAAAAAGAATCAAAAGGTCGCAAAAGAAGAAGAATCGAATTATAATAATAAAGTGTCTTTGATAATAAACTTTATTAAGAAAATCTTTTAA
- the rsmH gene encoding 16S rRNA (cytosine(1402)-N(4))-methyltransferase RsmH, with protein sequence MFEHIPVLLEESVSFLITNPDGIYVDATFGLGGHSKRILEKLSNKGFLVAIDKDLEAIELGKRRLEGYKNIKIVHSSFSKVDEVLESLGIEKIDGILFDFGVSSLQLDKQERGFSYSKEAFLDMRMDTTSKLTAYDVINFYSQEDLERIIREYGEERFARRIAKAIVERRRNKPIETTTELSSLISSVVPKPKDGSHPAQRTFQAIRIEVNRELDEIKIALEKSLRFLKSGGRICAISFHSLEDRIVKEFFKFHSLECICPKDIPVCRCGKKKELEIITKKPIVPSKEEIERNKRSHSAKLRVAQKV encoded by the coding sequence ATGTTTGAGCATATACCAGTACTACTTGAAGAGTCTGTATCTTTTTTGATTACAAATCCGGATGGAATTTATGTTGATGCTACGTTTGGTCTTGGTGGACATTCAAAAAGAATACTTGAGAAGCTTTCTAACAAGGGTTTTCTTGTTGCTATTGACAAGGACTTAGAAGCCATCGAGCTTGGTAAAAGAAGGTTGGAAGGGTATAAGAATATAAAAATTGTGCACTCTTCGTTTTCAAAAGTGGATGAGGTACTTGAAAGTTTGGGGATTGAAAAGATAGATGGAATACTTTTCGACTTTGGAGTTTCTTCTTTGCAGCTTGACAAGCAAGAGAGAGGTTTTTCGTACAGCAAGGAAGCATTTTTGGATATGAGGATGGATACAACATCAAAGCTTACAGCATATGATGTTATCAATTTCTATTCCCAGGAAGATTTGGAGAGGATAATTAGAGAGTACGGTGAAGAGAGATTTGCAAGAAGGATTGCAAAAGCTATTGTAGAAAGAAGAAGAAATAAGCCTATTGAAACCACAACGGAGCTAAGCAGCTTGATTTCTTCTGTAGTACCGAAACCAAAAGATGGTTCACATCCTGCACAAAGGACATTCCAGGCTATCCGAATAGAGGTAAACAGAGAGCTTGATGAAATAAAGATTGCGCTTGAAAAGAGTTTGAGGTTTTTAAAATCTGGTGGGAGGATATGCGCAATTTCTTTTCACTCTCTTGAAGATAGAATAGTAAAAGAATTTTTCAAATTTCATTCTCTTGAATGTATTTGTCCAAAAGATATTCCTGTCTGTAGATGTGGCAAGAAAAAAGAACTTGAGATTATAACAAAAAAGCCAATAGTACCTTCTAAAGAGGAGATTGAAAGAAACAAAAGAAGTCACAGTGCAAAGCTGAGAGTTGCCCAAAAGGTTTGA
- the mraZ gene encoding division/cell wall cluster transcriptional repressor MraZ, with protein sequence MLIGEYKHVVDSKGRIILPSKFREELGERFILTKGLDNCLFGYSLKEWAVLEEKLKKLPLTSKEVRTFLRFFFAGACECEVDKQGRVLIPQNLREYAGIQKEVFIIGVMTRIEIWSEDNWLKEMTNENLSVDRIAQKMEELGI encoded by the coding sequence ATGTTAATAGGAGAATACAAACATGTGGTGGATAGCAAAGGTAGAATAATTCTTCCTTCTAAATTCAGAGAAGAGCTTGGAGAGAGATTTATACTTACAAAAGGACTTGACAACTGTCTTTTTGGATATTCTTTGAAAGAGTGGGCTGTACTTGAGGAAAAACTCAAGAAACTTCCACTTACAAGCAAAGAGGTGCGAACATTTTTAAGATTTTTCTTTGCGGGGGCGTGTGAATGCGAGGTAGACAAGCAGGGAAGAGTCCTCATTCCGCAGAACCTCAGAGAATATGCAGGTATTCAAAAAGAGGTATTTATAATTGGTGTCATGACAAGAATTGAAATATGGAGCGAGGATAACTGGCTCAAAGAGATGACCAATGAGAACCTTTCGGTTGACAGAATAGCACAAAAAATGGAGGAACTGGGCATATAA
- a CDS encoding Spo0E family sporulation regulatory protein-aspartic acid phosphatase — MITEKIMKLREKLDELINSNADYDSIYHVSTELDKLILDYYKEKNEMMLKKLIKKEGNV; from the coding sequence ATGATAACAGAAAAGATAATGAAGCTGAGAGAGAAGTTGGATGAACTGATTAACAGCAATGCTGACTATGACTCAATATATCATGTCAGTACAGAGCTGGACAAGCTTATTTTGGATTATTACAAAGAAAAGAACGAAATGATGCTCAAGAAGCTCATCAAAAAAGAAGGGAATGTGTAA
- the lgt gene encoding prolipoprotein diacylglyceryl transferase, with translation MIDNSIVFPGLGLRFDFSPVAFEIFGLEVRWYGIIIAIGFLCGFLASTYFAKKEDVSPEVLLDIAIIATPVAIIFARAYYVIFNFEEFKDNILSIFAIRQGGIAIYGALIGALLSTYIYCRVKKINFFKICDVGVHGLILGQAIGRWGNFANREAYGYETSLPWRMQIYSSEAGRRIEVHPTFLYESLWDFFVFLLLIFLRKYKKKEGDILGFYLIFYSIGRFFIEALRTDSLMIGNFRVSQIVAVLCIVVGSAIVVVNKRSFFDKI, from the coding sequence ATGATAGATAATAGCATAGTCTTTCCAGGTCTTGGCTTGAGGTTTGATTTTAGTCCAGTTGCATTTGAGATTTTTGGACTTGAGGTTAGATGGTACGGGATTATAATTGCAATTGGTTTTTTATGTGGTTTTCTTGCAAGCACATATTTTGCTAAAAAAGAAGATGTAAGCCCAGAGGTTTTGCTTGACATTGCAATAATTGCAACACCTGTTGCAATAATCTTTGCAAGGGCTTATTATGTGATTTTTAATTTTGAAGAGTTCAAGGACAATATTCTAAGTATTTTTGCCATTCGCCAGGGTGGAATTGCGATATATGGAGCTTTGATAGGTGCACTTTTGAGCACATACATTTATTGTAGGGTAAAAAAGATAAATTTTTTTAAAATATGTGATGTGGGTGTTCACGGTCTGATATTGGGGCAGGCAATAGGAAGATGGGGTAACTTTGCAAACAGGGAAGCTTACGGCTATGAGACAAGTCTTCCCTGGCGTATGCAAATTTATAGCAGTGAGGCGGGAAGAAGAATAGAGGTTCATCCAACATTTTTGTATGAATCTCTATGGGATTTTTTTGTCTTTTTGCTTTTGATATTCTTAAGAAAGTACAAAAAGAAAGAGGGGGATATTTTAGGGTTTTATTTGATATTTTATTCTATAGGCAGGTTCTTTATAGAAGCCTTGAGGACAGACAGTTTAATGATAGGAAATTTTAGAGTCTCTCAGATTGTTGCAGTTTTGTGCATTGTTGTAGGAAGTGCGATTGTGGTAGTGAACAAAAGGTCATTTTTCGACAAAATATAG
- the yfmH gene encoding EF-P 5-aminopentanol modification-associated protein YfmH, producing the protein MERIYDDVLHEEVYINSYSNGLKAFVIKKKNFSKAFAGFATKYGSVDSKFVHPKTKEVVEVPDGIAHFLEHKLFEEEEGNVFDRFAKFGAMANAFTSFKETVYYFISTQNFYENFEILLDFVQNPYFTDQNVEKEKGIIGQEIRMYQDNPNWRVYFNLLNALYVNNPVKIDIAGTLESIQKITKEDLYLCYNTFYHPSNMIIVVCGDVDPQKVFDTIERMEKTKEYQSLIERIYPDEPEEVNQKKIEARLSVAVPIFYIGFKDNQNDLPPYEMIMKDIQTQIVAEMLFGKSTDFYENLYKEGLINQNFGFEYNCEPEYSFFMIGGESKDPEEVYRRIIEHIEDVKKKGIDRAEFERAKKVVLGSHLRKFDNPEKLSVEFIYSYFKGVNIFEYVKEISSVSFEMCEKRLKEFFDESKSCISIVWPAG; encoded by the coding sequence ATGGAAAGGATTTATGATGATGTTCTTCACGAAGAGGTTTATATAAATTCGTATTCAAACGGGCTAAAAGCCTTTGTAATAAAAAAGAAAAACTTTAGCAAAGCATTTGCAGGGTTTGCAACAAAATATGGTTCTGTTGATAGCAAATTTGTTCATCCAAAGACAAAAGAAGTTGTTGAGGTTCCAGATGGCATTGCACATTTTTTAGAACACAAGTTGTTTGAGGAAGAAGAAGGAAATGTGTTTGACAGGTTTGCAAAGTTCGGTGCAATGGCAAATGCATTTACATCATTCAAAGAAACAGTCTACTATTTTATATCAACCCAAAACTTTTATGAAAATTTTGAGATTTTGTTAGATTTTGTACAAAATCCATATTTTACTGACCAGAATGTTGAGAAAGAAAAGGGAATAATTGGCCAAGAGATTAGAATGTATCAAGACAATCCAAACTGGAGGGTCTATTTTAATCTTTTAAACGCGCTTTATGTAAACAATCCTGTGAAAATTGACATTGCAGGAACATTAGAGAGTATTCAAAAGATTACAAAAGAGGATTTGTATTTGTGTTATAATACATTCTATCATCCAAGCAATATGATAATTGTTGTATGCGGTGATGTGGACCCCCAAAAAGTTTTTGATACAATTGAGAGGATGGAAAAGACAAAAGAATATCAAAGCCTGATAGAAAGGATTTATCCTGATGAGCCCGAAGAAGTAAATCAAAAAAAGATAGAGGCAAGGCTTTCAGTGGCAGTGCCAATCTTCTATATAGGCTTTAAAGACAATCAAAATGACCTTCCACCGTATGAGATGATAATGAAGGATATTCAAACACAGATAGTGGCTGAGATGCTGTTTGGAAAGTCAACAGATTTTTACGAAAACCTATATAAAGAAGGGCTTATCAATCAAAACTTTGGGTTTGAGTACAACTGTGAGCCTGAATATTCGTTTTTTATGATTGGCGGTGAGAGCAAAGACCCAGAAGAGGTTTACAGAAGAATAATTGAGCACATTGAAGATGTCAAGAAAAAAGGAATTGACAGGGCAGAGTTTGAAAGGGCAAAAAAGGTTGTGCTGGGAAGCCACTTGAGAAAGTTTGACAATCCTGAAAAACTCTCTGTTGAGTTTATATACAGCTATTTCAAAGGAGTAAATATTTTTGAGTATGTCAAAGAAATATCTTCTGTGTCATTTGAGATGTGCGAAAAAAGGCTAAAAGAATTTTTTGATGAAAGCAAAAGTTGTATTTCAATTGTATGGCCGGCAGGTTGA
- the yfmF gene encoding EF-P 5-aminopentanol modification-associated protein YfmF: protein MQKKEKNNNFYMAFCDDRFKINRIAVTFIDKLEREKNTLNALFPMVLIRGNNKYKDMKEINRFLDNMYGASLSIDVDKKGDLQAISFAISFLNDRFAGENLYTKALQFLYDIIYGPIKYGGGFEEDAILQEKNNLKQEIESRINDKVQYAIDRCIEIMFEGQNYALYEKGNVNDLHTITKEKLFSQYQEVVTKKPMYVFVYGDYDKEWAVSKALEVFGDEKRESVHNDFSINIPFEKTRYVTEEMEVNQGKIALGIRTNVDVTSEDYYKLLMLNGILGASPKSKLFENVREKASLCYYVFSRIDRFKSVMIISSGIEIENYEKTLNLILQQIEDIKNGKIDDIEYESAINYYKTALMAIYDSPKDLLSFYLNQALVGQIMEPKKVFEKLKNVNIEDIKRIAGGFELDTVYFLKNRGVAKDGKDL, encoded by the coding sequence ATGCAAAAGAAAGAGAAAAACAACAATTTTTATATGGCGTTTTGTGATGACAGGTTCAAAATAAATAGAATTGCGGTTACCTTTATAGACAAGCTTGAAAGGGAGAAAAATACATTAAATGCTCTATTTCCGATGGTTTTAATAAGAGGAAACAACAAGTACAAGGATATGAAAGAAATAAATAGATTTTTGGACAATATGTATGGTGCATCTTTGAGCATTGATGTGGATAAAAAGGGTGACCTGCAGGCAATTTCATTTGCAATAAGCTTTTTAAACGATAGATTTGCAGGGGAAAACCTTTACACCAAAGCACTACAGTTTTTGTATGATATCATATATGGTCCAATAAAATATGGTGGTGGCTTTGAAGAAGATGCTATCTTGCAAGAGAAGAACAATCTAAAACAGGAGATTGAAAGCAGGATAAACGACAAGGTCCAATATGCAATTGACAGGTGTATAGAGATTATGTTTGAGGGGCAAAACTATGCTCTTTATGAAAAAGGAAATGTTAATGACTTGCATACCATCACAAAAGAAAAACTATTTTCACAGTACCAAGAGGTTGTTACCAAAAAGCCTATGTACGTGTTTGTCTATGGTGACTATGATAAAGAATGGGCAGTTTCAAAAGCATTAGAGGTTTTTGGAGATGAAAAAAGAGAGAGTGTACACAATGATTTTTCTATAAACATTCCATTTGAAAAAACAAGATATGTAACAGAAGAAATGGAGGTAAATCAGGGCAAAATTGCCCTTGGGATAAGAACAAATGTGGATGTGACATCTGAGGATTATTACAAGCTTTTGATGCTCAATGGTATTTTAGGAGCATCCCCAAAATCAAAGCTTTTTGAAAATGTTCGTGAAAAAGCTTCTTTGTGCTACTACGTATTTTCAAGGATTGACAGGTTCAAATCTGTAATGATTATTAGCTCTGGAATTGAGATTGAAAACTACGAAAAGACTTTGAATTTGATTTTGCAGCAGATAGAGGATATCAAAAATGGGAAGATTGATGATATCGAATATGAAAGTGCAATAAACTATTATAAAACAGCCTTGATGGCTATATATGACAGTCCAAAAGACCTTCTGAGTTTTTATTTAAATCAGGCATTGGTTGGACAAATAATGGAGCCAAAGAAAGTATTTGAAAAGCTCAAAAATGTGAATATAGAGGATATAAAAAGAATAGCAGGTGGATTTGAGCTTGATACTGTATATTTTTTGAAAAACAGAGGTGTTGCTAAAGATGGAAAGGATTTATGA
- a CDS encoding nucleotidyltransferase substrate binding protein has translation MKERIVEKFEDFKNALKRLEEGISIEPDKDIIMDGAIQRFEFVFELSWKLMREYLKYTGLEINNPRGVIKYAYQNGIIEDGDKWLKMLSDRNMTSHLYNQKMAQKIYQNIKFEYVELFRKLLLKFEEIISSEL, from the coding sequence ATGAAAGAGAGAATAGTAGAGAAGTTTGAAGATTTTAAGAATGCTCTAAAAAGGTTGGAAGAAGGTATAAGTATAGAGCCAGACAAGGACATCATTATGGATGGGGCAATCCAGAGGTTTGAATTTGTCTTTGAACTTTCGTGGAAGTTAATGAGGGAATATTTGAAGTATACTGGTTTAGAGATTAACAATCCACGGGGCGTTATAAAGTATGCATATCAAAACGGCATTATAGAAGACGGTGACAAGTGGCTTAAAATGCTTTCGGATAGAAATATGACTTCACATTTATATAACCAAAAAATGGCTCAGAAGATTTATCAAAACATTAAATTTGAGTACGTAGAGTTATTTAGAAAGTTACTTTTAAAATTTGAAGAGATAATATCTTCTGAACTCTGA
- a CDS encoding nucleotidyltransferase domain-containing protein, with amino-acid sequence MKVETKKFGIEKDILDKIIEIFKKYKQVKKVCIFGSRARGDHKKTSDVDICIWLEDDGENLIYRIEDELEEVDTILLFDIVVFSSITKESLKDSIIKEGVVIYERENSREV; translated from the coding sequence ATAAAAGTGGAAACCAAAAAGTTTGGGATTGAGAAAGACATCTTGGATAAGATTATCGAAATTTTTAAAAAATATAAGCAAGTTAAAAAGGTTTGTATATTTGGTTCAAGGGCAAGGGGAGACCACAAGAAAACTTCTGACGTAGATATATGTATTTGGCTTGAAGATGATGGTGAAAACCTGATTTACAGAATTGAGGATGAATTAGAAGAAGTTGATACAATATTATTGTTTGATATTGTTGTGTTCAGTAGTATTACAAAAGAAAGTCTCAAAGACAGTATTATAAAAGAAGGAGTAGTTATATATGAAAGAGAGAATAGTAGAGAAGTTTGA
- the gatB gene encoding Asp-tRNA(Asn)/Glu-tRNA(Gln) amidotransferase subunit GatB, with product MEYEVVIGLEVHAELATKSKIFCSCTTEFGGEPNTHCCPICTGMPGVLPVLNKKAVEYTIMAGLATNCQIARYSKQDRKNYFYPDLPKAYQISQYDLPLCYNGYIDIEVNGQKKRIGIKRIHIEEDAGKLLHDQWEEGSLVDFNRCGVPLIEIVTEPDLRSSEETRVFLEKLKAILQYTEVSDCKMQEGSLRVDVNLSVRPKGSKEFGTRTEMKNLNSFRSVVRAIEYEARRQIEVLESGGVVVQETRRWDDAKGISLSMRTKEEAHDYRYFPEPDLPPIIVDEEWIEEIRKRIPELPDQKKERYIKEYGLPEYDAGVLTSSKAIASFFEECIKYTQNIKAASNWVMGEIMRILNDKGLEPEEIDNIKIKPNQLASLINLVDNKTISNTIAKQVFEEMFETGKDPEVIVKEKGLVQITDRNVILDAVRQAIANNPKSVEDYKNGKDKAFGFLVGQVMKITKGKANPQLVNEILKEELEKI from the coding sequence ATGGAATATGAGGTTGTGATAGGTTTAGAGGTCCATGCTGAGCTTGCGACAAAATCAAAGATATTTTGCAGCTGTACAACAGAGTTTGGCGGTGAACCAAATACCCACTGCTGTCCTATTTGCACTGGTATGCCAGGAGTTTTGCCAGTTTTGAACAAAAAGGCGGTTGAATATACCATAATGGCAGGTCTTGCAACAAACTGCCAGATAGCAAGATATAGTAAGCAGGACAGGAAAAATTATTTTTATCCTGACCTTCCAAAGGCTTACCAGATTTCGCAGTATGACTTGCCGCTCTGTTACAATGGTTATATAGACATTGAAGTAAATGGGCAAAAAAAGAGAATAGGAATAAAGAGAATTCACATAGAAGAGGATGCTGGAAAACTTCTTCATGACCAGTGGGAAGAAGGTAGTCTTGTTGATTTTAACAGGTGCGGTGTTCCTTTGATTGAGATTGTTACAGAGCCAGATTTGCGTTCAAGCGAAGAGACACGAGTTTTCCTTGAAAAGCTAAAAGCAATTTTGCAATACACAGAGGTTTCTGACTGCAAGATGCAGGAAGGTTCGCTCAGGGTGGATGTAAACCTGTCTGTGCGCCCAAAAGGTTCAAAAGAATTTGGTACAAGAACAGAAATGAAAAACTTAAACTCTTTCAGGTCTGTTGTGAGGGCAATAGAATATGAGGCAAGAAGGCAAATAGAGGTATTAGAAAGCGGTGGTGTTGTTGTTCAGGAGACAAGGCGCTGGGATGATGCAAAAGGCATAAGTTTATCTATGAGGACAAAAGAAGAAGCGCATGACTACAGGTATTTCCCAGAGCCTGACCTTCCACCTATAATTGTAGACGAAGAGTGGATTGAGGAGATTAGGAAAAGAATTCCTGAGCTTCCTGACCAGAAAAAGGAAAGGTATATAAAAGAGTATGGGCTTCCAGAATATGATGCCGGTGTTCTGACTTCATCAAAGGCTATAGCAAGCTTTTTTGAAGAGTGTATAAAATATACGCAAAACATAAAGGCTGCAAGCAACTGGGTGATGGGAGAGATTATGAGAATCTTAAATGACAAAGGGTTAGAACCTGAGGAAATTGACAATATAAAGATTAAGCCAAACCAGCTTGCAAGCCTTATTAACCTTGTTGATAACAAGACAATTTCAAACACCATTGCAAAACAAGTCTTTGAAGAGATGTTTGAAACAGGCAAAGACCCAGAGGTTATTGTAAAAGAAAAAGGGCTTGTTCAGATAACAGATAGGAACGTAATTTTAGATGCTGTCAGACAGGCAATAGCAAATAATCCAAAATCAGTAGAGGATTATAAAAATGGTAAAGACAAGGCATTTGGATTTTTGGTGGGCCAAGTTATGAAGATAACAAAAGGCAAGGCAAACCCACAGCTTGTAAATGAAATCTTAAAAGAAGAGCTTGAGAAAATCTAA